The genomic segment TGGCAAAACCCGACCACCCAGTTCGAAGAGGTCGCCTTCGCCTACAACCGCACCTTCATCCAGGATTTGCTTCGCGACGCCATGGGTCACCGTGGCTACGTCAACTCCGACTCCGGAGTCATTGACGCCATGATGTGGGGTGTGGAAGAGCTCACCGAAGCAGAACGTTTTGCTGCAGCTGTCCGCGCAGGTACTGATATCTTCTCCGATATGGCCAACCCTCGCCGTTTGCTTGAAGCAGTTGCCGAAGGCCATTTGGAAGAAGCAGAACTGAATCAACCTGTGCAGCGCCTGTTGGAAGAGATTTTCCAACTCGGACTGTTTGAAAACCCATATGTCGTGGAAGACGATGCAGAAAAGATCATCGGTGCTCCAGCAGTAGCAGCACTAGGTAATAAGGCACAGCTGGATTCCGTCACTTTGTTGCGCAACAACCCAGATGTGTTGCCACTAGATCCTTCCGTGGAGCTGAAGATCTACCCATTGGTAACTGGTCGCACCAAAATCGATCAGGTACAAAGCCAATTGGAAGAAGCCATCCGTGCGGAACTTCCAGGCGCTACTTTGGTGGCTTCCGAAGCAGAAGCAGACTTAGCAATCGTGTGGGCGCGGCCAGAAATCGCGCTGTTTGAAGATGACCTTGATGGCGTAGCCCTCTCTGTGGATCCGCGCGCCAACGGAGTCGATGTGGAACGCGTCCAAGCAATTGAAGCTGCCGTGCCAACCATCTTGGCGGTCAACTTCACTAACCCGTGGGTGCTCTCTGAAATCGAGCCAGGTGCCGCAGCCATTGTGGGCACGTTTGAAATCAAACCAGAGTTCTTGCTCAAGGCACTTTCTAATCAAGATGGCGGACCAAAGGGCAAGCTGCCATTGACAGTTCCAGCGTCTACAGAAGCAATCGCAGACTCACCACGTGATGTCCCAGGCAAGTTCTTGGATGATTCCTATGTCTACGTAGATTCTGCAGGGGTGGCTTATAAGTATGGCCATGGACTGACTTTCTAGTTTGTCGGTAGTCTCGTGGACACAACTGAAATCTTAATGAAAAGGAGTGTCCATGAGCACTGTCGTTCCTGGAATCGTTGCCCTATCCAAGGGTGCACCTGTTGAAAAAGTAAACGTCGTTGTCCCAGATCCAGGCGCTAATGATGTCATCGTCAAGATCCAGGCCTGCGGAGTATGCCACACAGATTTGGCCTACCGCGACGGCGATATTTCCGATGAATTCCCATACCTCCTCGGACACGAAGCCGCTGGCATCGTGGAGGAAGTAGGAGAGTCCGTCACTCACGTTGCCGTGGGCGATTTCGTGGTGCTCAACTGGCGTGCAGTGTGTGGTGAATGCCGCGCATGTAAGAAGGGCGAGCCAAAGTACTGCTTCAACACCCACAATGCTTCCAAGAAGATGACCTTGGAAGATGGCACCGAACTTTCCCCAGCTCTGGGAATTGGTGCATTCATTGAAAAGACTCTGGTCCATGAAGGCCAGTGCACCAAGGTCAACCCAGCGGAAGATCCAGCCGCAGCAGGTTTGTTGGGCTGTGGCATCATGGCTGGTCTTGGCGCTGCGGTCAACACTGGTGAAATTCAGCGCGGCGAGTCCGTGGCAGTCTTTGGTCTTGGTGGCGTGGGTATGGCAGCTATTGCAGGTGCCAAGCTTGCTGGCGCATCTAAGATCATCGCTGTTGATATCGATCCAAAGAAGCTGGACTGGGCTAAGGAATTCGGCGCTACCGACGTTATCGATTCCTCTCAGCTCGGCGGCGAAGGCGATGCTT from the Corynebacterium crudilactis genome contains:
- a CDS encoding S-(hydroxymethyl)mycothiol dehydrogenase — protein: MSTVVPGIVALSKGAPVEKVNVVVPDPGANDVIVKIQACGVCHTDLAYRDGDISDEFPYLLGHEAAGIVEEVGESVTHVAVGDFVVLNWRAVCGECRACKKGEPKYCFNTHNASKKMTLEDGTELSPALGIGAFIEKTLVHEGQCTKVNPAEDPAAAGLLGCGIMAGLGAAVNTGEIQRGESVAVFGLGGVGMAAIAGAKLAGASKIIAVDIDPKKLDWAKEFGATDVIDSSQLGGEGDASEVVAKIRELTGGFGTDVSIDAVGIMPTWQQAFYSRDHAGRMVMVGVPNLTSRVDVPAIDFYGRGGSVRPAWYGDCLPERDFPTYVDLHLQGRFPLDKFVSERIGLDDVEEAFGTMKAGDVLRSVVEI